The sequence TTCTTCCACCATGGTTCGAGCCTGGGTGAAGCCTTACATGCAAAAAAAGTCAATTTCGGCCAATCCCTACCCGAATTGCCCctcctctttaaattaattaattaaatatttagggtaattacaatactacccctaGCTTGGAAAAGATCATTTTAACCCTAGACCCTACAAACCTAAAATTACCTCTTTTAAGTCGGTAAATCTCATCCAGGTGAATCTCTTCAATTCTGGTGCCCTATGGTGGTTCTCACCTtgcctagatcaactaactcaccatGTTGGTTGGCTTGGATATTGAATAGGctctgaggtctggttctacacgCAACAAGCCGTGTGAACTCGGTCTAATCCATCcattctaggtacgtttaagcattacttagcatagtcattttcagGTTGTTAcgttatcccccccccccaggaacattcgtccccgaatgacacttctaATTATCTAGTACAATGCCAATCATCTATAGAACATATGCATACCTAACTAATTCAATGatttttattgatgaaaatctgattcacatattagcAGGTTGgcgcacatccttgaaacctactagaaGTTTCACAcgaatagactaaggaactctttcctaaactagtctcatcaaagcatacaacataaataaacacataagtaaGATAAATCAGctaccaacatgatgactccaaCACATgaacttcatactagtgcataaaaccatacacatgaaaaatgaattaaggcTACGCACCCGAGACATCACCATAGGTGTCTTCCCCTACACCCCTAGTCTAGAGTCCGAAGAATTGTTTCCTttttggagcctcttcacttggaccattcgactgaactttctccttccctttttctcgacctctcatatacggacaatccttcatcatttGACCCGATTTTCCAtaactgtaacaagcgttagaaACCATCAaacactctcctccatgtagtttgccacacttcctacaaggtggcctctaCGAAGGTCtatctacttcattgtttctcttaactctgggaTCAGAATCTTTATCACAGCGACCCTTggactccccttggtgggagagtcccttcttaaacttGGGCTTATTCCTCATTTCAGTACttctcttccttgaaaaattctcctcagcttgccttgacctgttccctgccctaTGTTACGACCCGATTTCAAAAACTGAAGGGTTTCGAAGCCGATTTCGCAACTTTGGCCaatttgttatattttgaaaaaaaaaattgtaatttaggGAGTCGCCACTTTGCGTATTGGAAAGTCTGGAAAAAAAGTTGTGAGTGAAAAATGTAACGcctatacaaatataatttgtgCAAACCTGGTATAACATGTCATACTGAAGGAAATGACGATCCAATTATAATTTTAGTGTGTCATGTTGAACGAAGTGACgctccaataataatttaacgtgtcacgttgaaggaagtgacgctccaataataaattaacatgtcacattgaaggaagtgactctcCATTAATAACTTAACGTGTCacattgaaggaagtgactctccaataataatttaacgtgtcacgttgaaggaagtgactctccaataataatttaacttgtCACGTTGAAGAAAGTGACTCTCCAATGATAATTTAACGggtcacgttgaaggaagtgactaTCCAATAATAATTCAACTTGTCACGTTGAAGTACGTGGctctccaataataatttaatgtgtcacgttgaaggaagtgactctccaataataatttaatttgtcacgttgaaggaagtgactctcCATTAATAACTTAacgtgtcacgttgaaggatATGACGCTCCAATAATATAatgtgtcacgttgaaggaagtgacgctcCAAAATCAGAGAATCAGGTTGTGACAGAGTAATCTGAGCAACTTTTGTAGTTTGTGAAGTTGGTGATTTCTTTAGTTGTCATTACAAATCTGTTGTCGCTGCactcataaaaaattattagacAAGAACAGGAAACTTAATAAATGTCAGGACTTTTGAATGAGTCACGGCAATCTGGCATCCATAGAGAACGCGAGATTCTGGAAGAACAAATCGagaacttttaacttttgaaagGAGACTTTAAATACCAACTAGGGATCTCAGGCGAGATGTGTCCCTACTTTGAATCTGGAATTTCGTGTAAAGAGAAGATTGGTTTGATAAAAGTCATCTTTGAAACTTGAAGTTGAACGAAGATTTGGATAACTTTAAACTATTTCAAAAAGTTGCCCCTGTTTCCAGTCCAAGAGTacttaattgaaaattttttacGACACCAGAATGACTAATTCAAAAACATGCCTCAGTTTCCTCTGGGGCATGTAATTTGAAACATTAGGAAGACCGAATCCTTATATAGGATTGCCTACGTATCTTGCTGGAATAAGAAATCAGGTCTGACGTAGTTCGAACTTGAAACTTAAAGAAAACTtttttgaaagaatgaaaattttgcCTTTAAAAGGGACGagagatttgaaaaaaaaaactcttcaaATAAAATAGAGGATAAAAGTCAGTTTGGATTGGTTCCTTGGTGTCAGGAATCcttcataataaaatttttgGATAAGGACTAGTGTGTGTCCTTTGTCTGGTGAATGTCTGGTTGAAAGGATCTCTTGAAATTTCGACTCCAATTTTGACGACACCTGCAAAGCTCAGATGTAATTAGTAGCAAAAATTATCAAAGtaaaagataagttttcaaaTGAAGTTTTTCATCTTATATTGATTTGAATAACGTTTTATGATCATCACCCTTGCGCCAAGCTATCCCATCtggtaaaaatataaaatgtgtaAGTCACAGTGAATTCAAatgaaaactttaaaatatgAGCAAGAGTAGAAATCATCTGAGTCATGATGAGGACACTGTGGGTCTAATGATATGTTGTAACTTTATAGTTCCTGCatccaaagaaaaattcttagtttTGAGAGACTGATCCGAGTTGGCTTTGTCTTGCCATCCTGATGCTCTTTTGCCTTCTGGATTACAAACTTGTTTGGCCTTGAAATGCCACTTGATGGAATTTTTTAGGACCTCCTCAAAAATTCTGTCACGGTTTAAAAGATAACATAAACTTTGAAATTCTATAGTTTTCAGTTGAATTTTTGAGTGAATCTCgaaaattctgccccagttgCAACTCTGAAGTGATCCTTGATTCTGGACTAAATAAATTTCTCTttctcatgaattttgagatcctctcaaaatcTGCCCCAGTTTTCATTATAAAGGGAAATGAAAAATTTACGGGGAACAAGACCGAGCCGGCGCGACGcttacgtatcccgttgagcaGGAATCAGGCCAAACGTAGTTCCAACTCTCGAGGATTAACAGGATTAGAAAAATTTTAACTAAGAAAACGACCGAGGCcaacataggccgcctacgtatctcattcttgagaattcaggtcagacgtagttcatgtacaagaaaacattaaaaagggATAAAGGGGTGACCgaagccgacataggccgcctagtatctcatttttgagaattcaggttagacgtagttcattacaagtGAAAGATGCTTAAAAGGGAAATCAAAACCAAACAAAAGATTACAATGTAACAAAGCGATAAAAGTGTGATTATagagaaataaaataacaaactctAAATGCTAGACTAAAAGCTGACAAAAGTGCGACCTTCAGGAAACTTGCTTCTTCTTTGAAACTGGTCATGTTAACCACTACTCCTTATGCTTGGGTAACGTATTGGTATTCACATTCGGTGGAGCTTGAGCGAGTTTTACCACCTCATTATCAATTAGAtcttgaattttgtgtttgagAGTGATACACTTCTCGGTATCATGACCAACAACCCCTGAATGATAAGCACAACGCTTACTTGGGTCATACCACTCGGCTGAAGTATTCACGGTCTTGGCTTCCACTTGATGAAGTATTCCTGCCTTTCATTCTCTCAAAAAGTTGACTCCGTGTCTCGCTCAATTTAGAGAAGATACTAGCAggttttttctcaaaattaggaCGACGTGCATTGTTTCGAGAATTTTGCATCGGTCATGGAGAACGAAATGTTGCTTGATTGTTGCAAACATAGTATTGTGAATTAGGATAGCCTGGAGGTGGTTGACGGTTATATGATGAAGCTCCTCGGGTCGTTATCATCAGAACttctttctcccttttctttccaaaagaaCCAGTTTGATAGGTTCTATTAGAAAATTGAGATGAAGCGTAACTCATTATTCTTCCAGTTTTGAGACTGCCTTCAATCATTTCTCCAGCCTTAATAACTTCAGCAAATGCCTTTCCACCCATAGTCACCATTCACTCATAATATTATGATTCTTGAGCTTGAATGAAGTAGGTGATCATTTCTGATTCCTCCATAGGTGGGTGCACCCTAGCAGCCTCTTCTCTCCAACGAATGGCATATTCTCGAAAGCATTCAGTCGACTTGAGTTTCATCTTGGTAATAGAAATTCTATCGGGAGCAATTTCAATATGAAACTTGTAGTGATCCACAAAAGCATTCGCCAGATCATCCCAAGTACGCCATTTGGTCACATCTTGCTTAGAGTACCACTCCAATGCTTTTCTAGTTAGGCTTTGATTGAACAACTTGATTTCTATCCCTTCATTGTTTCCAATGCCAATCAACTTTTCACAGtaaattttcaagtaaaagaatGGATTTCCTGATCCACTAAACTTCTCAAACTTTGGAATCTTGTAATCGGGTGGCAACTCAACCTCAGAAAATGTGCACAATTCTTCGTATCTAACACTCTGGCTACTATCGGACCCACGAAAACCTCTCATAGCATCCTCCAAACTTTTCATCTTCTTATTCATCATTTCAGCATCAATTGATTTTCCATCCCCCTCAATTTTAACATAGTGATTTACATATGGGCGGTGAAACTCTGGAGTCTTGGTAACGGGTGGAGCAGTGACATAAGTGTACACTGGCGGAGTGTGATGTGTTACCGTTGGAGCTTTTGGAGGGGAAAATGTGTATACAAGAGGAGTATCCTGAGTTGAATTAGTGAGTGAGGCGCTTTGAGTTTGTTGAAAGGTGGCAAAGTGATCTCCTTGATGAAACTCAGTCGAAGTAGGATATACAGGTGGCATGGACCCCCTTGCGCGAGCATCAGGTGGTTGATTCGGAGAAGCAGCTTGGTATTGAGCTACCAGGAGATTCAATGTGCTAATTTGTCGCTCTAGACGAGCAATGACCTCCGTAGGTGATTCTGTCGCTAGTGAGGCACTAGGATTGGCCGCGATCGATGAAGTGGGGATCATTTCGGACGAAGCAACAGTGTGAATAGTGGGATCCATTTTTGAACGAGTCCTTTTAGTAGTCCAAGTAAGAAGTGAAGAGTCTGTAGAGATTCCCTTGACCTTAGACCGTGTAAAATATGAATGTTCTGCCAGCGGATACTTTGGTGAAGTGAGCAAGTTTGATTACCAACACAAATCAATTTCTCCTTCtgaaacaactcaaaaataaaaaagttagtccattaatcataataatcaacCAAAGTaacatataaaacaaataacatgtgttttttttaaacaaactagtccaaaattcaaagaaaaggtgagtttctagaaaatgatcaaatgaaaaagaaatgtttattgtgaactGAAATTTTAACGAGAAAAAAGGGTTTGGTTCAATTGGAAATCTCTTTCGGAGAAACAAGCATCTTGATATTTGCTTGAAATTGGAGGAATGTTTAGTAACGCCTGCTAGTAGGTgtggaaaataattttcaagaaataaCGAGGTCAACGTGAATTTGAATGATGacctaataattttttaaagttctGGAGTAATTTTGAACGTATTTTGGTAATGGAGTTATAGTATTTTGGAAGGTTTGAAAATTGGATTGATGTTCTAGAACATTGTAACAGAATAATGGACCAATTATGCTTAAAGCAAAAACATATGTATATAAACACATAGGCCAAACAAGCACGAATGAAACAAAATTTGTAACAATTAACACGCAAACAATATATAACACCTCCTAACATACATGTGACCTTTTAAGCCAAAGGTAAGCCTAACGTTTGAAGGATGTGTATATCATTTGTAAATCGTTCCATTGcccaaaatatttatacaaaacttatgaataaaataaatagggatACACAATAGAGGAAAGGGAAATAAATATTAGTCCCACGTAGGGGTACAATGTTAACTAAGCTAAGCTTCCATATGAATCGTCATTACCGAACTTCTTGATGCATTTGAATTACTTCCTGATGAGGAGTATCTTCACTTGAATTAAACAAAGAAACtacctaataaaataaaaaaaaccaacCCAAAAGGAAAATGGTACTTACAAATCAACATACATAtccttcaaatttaacaaatagtTGGATGTTCGTCTTATATTGACCGAAGGTCAATTAAACACAAGGTGATCTTCTAATGGACCCAATACACCATGGGTATTGGATCATCTTAGGTAAATGAACCTATAAAAGGATTTTGGCTTAGAGCTAACTTAGTTGACTAAGAGTGAGCTTTCTTTATTGTGGATAGGTGACCCGAGCGGACTACTTGGGTTGGGACAATTAACGACCGTTGACTATACAGTAGTCAACTACATTCGCCAGGGTGCCCCTAGAAAAGTTTGGTTGACGAATGATGTGAACCCGCATAATCATcctttaagtaaaaaataaaaagaagtgtCGTTTGACGGAATAAATGTTATGCATGCAATGACagtaatattcaaaatttaaacacatacTTGCATAAAGCAACATTTAATTCAAATAATGGTTAGCCAAacaataaaatacttttggtTAGAACCTAGATGAATCCCCAGCGGAGTCAGCATTTCTGTTACGACCCGATTTTGAAAACTGAATGGTTTCGAAGCCGATTTCGCAACTTTGGCCAAGttgttatattttgaaaaaaaattgtaatttaggGAGTCGCCGCTTAatcttttaggaaaaattaagaaaaccataaaaatattttttatagaaaacattttcaaaaaaaaaaaacaaaaaaaaaaccagaGTCGGGTAAGAGTTCAATTAATTCTATAAGGAAGGGTTTAGGCACCCTAGAGAACCCGCTAACACGCGGTTGACCGACGGATTTTAAAGTGGgctaattttttaagaaaaacttcAGAATAGttgaaaaatcttatttatttatttattttactattatatatgaaaatgagaaaTCTTTTGATCCTTGTATATATCTGTATTATCCCAAACAATGAATAATCCAAATATTGAAgcgtcaaaaaataaaattctaactTAACAATTTATCCGAGTCGAGTTTTTGAGTTGAATAATCAACACAGTCACTTAGACGTGGATTTGAAAGCTAAATACTAACTATGAAAGAATATGGATAATTCTCAAGTTAATCTTGAATCTTAGGTTATGTAACTTAAAAGAGGTTTTGAAgatttacatatttaaataaacaaacaacaaaatagaaaaaccataaaaaaaaccTCCAAGGATTCAtctaagctaaaaaaaaaaaaagttaaccaCGAAAAAAAAGGGTTAGCATTCACAATGACCAAAATAATAACGAGGaaacaaacttaaataaaaaattataaaactgaaATTTCCATCCCCTACTCGACCATTTCGGGGGCTGAAATGTCGATTTGTTACTTCGTCGATTTTGGATTTTAACCCCATTTCATGCTTCTTGCTTAGCTGCTGCCGGGATTACTATATAAATTGGACTTGTTAAAGTCCGAGAAATCATCAATTTGTGTCCCTTTGGGGACCTGTAGTTGCTGCTTCAGGTTTGGGGGTTTAAACCCAATTTTTGCTCTCCGTTTTAGCTCTTTGGAAGTGTTGTTGCTGCTGATTTTTGGGTGTTTAACCCAATAACATGACTCCCTTTCACGACTCCGAAGAAGGTTGACTCAAGAAGAGGAATAATGAAAGAGAAGGGAGTCCGGATGGACTCAAATAAGATAGAGGTACATGCacagaatgaaataaaaattagcaACTAATCGAGAAATTTTCAGAAATATTCTGCAAGTTATTTGGATgaaaagaataatcaaatcATCTACCTTAGTGACAATAATATGTCAAATCTCATAGGTGAACCACTTCAAATGGGCATGAAATTTTCAAAGGAAGATAAGCATGGATATGCCAAACCCCAAAACTTTAATCACACAAATCAAATAGACACATAATATCTAAAATTCAACCACAGAGCTTAAACCCACTCCTAATATAAGAGACAAATTGCTATGCATTAAGTTAAATATCTTAAGATATGCACTACGGAAGTGTATTATAACAGAGAATTGATAAGTAATGTTAgattattagcattttaatattaatatttaacatattaaattgctttattttggagttataagaatgaccattggtaggcatttgagttttaaactaccaatttaatcatgctattcatctttgacttggtagccATGCAATGCCATTACTTTggctttattggttgaattcatcgtagagataaaaacattccaataaacattggaatggataactctacatcatccattagcattggttgtccatcactttatttcattcttaattcctccattattctttgtaacctatgtaactcctattgtaacctatgtaacctacgtaactcctattgtaacctatgaaactcctaaggccatcatcttcactatttactacctccattatcttcctattcattgctaggaagacttcttgtagtatagatagtggtggtcttcatttggtttgtacacacaaaacacaagagaaaacaaagagtgaaagagttagtctaaaagagagttcttattagttgaagggaggtgttcttttttgtggagctttggactcaactcttgtccagaattgttgagttatactttgtgaaggctgttgtatcctagaggggacaagtcaaagaggactactgctggaccggtgaaaacatttgctgcagtgggcttgaatctccttaaagagagcgagatatccgcgcctcagcctgaagaaattaatttcttcattttattttcaattgtaatcttgcaattttattatcttgtaagtttttcactAACAAGTAACAATACAAATATGCATTCTTGGTAAAAGAGCAACTAGTAATTTTAAAGGTACATGAATATTAACAAATAATCATCCTCATTGATATGAAATGATAAAGCATTAGCAGCAACACTAACGagatttatacaaaaaaaaaacaattcctATGTTCAAGGCTATAAtcggatatatatatatatataaagaaaaactagCTCAATAAATCCTAATTTATTACTAACTAGAAAGCTACACTTGATAAAGGAACACTAAAAAAAACGAAGAACGCAAAGGCATATGGAGTCATAAGGGTACTAGAAAACATCTTGGAAAATCAGTGAAGAGTCAAACCACAACTaattccattattttttttgaagcaACACTCCTTATGGATAAGCGAATTTTAGAGACGTCAATACAACAACTACGAAATCAGGGACTAGAGATTGGAAGGATCTAAACTGCTCATGGAATTAAGTTTAAACTAGAGCGAGCTCCCTTATGCTAAGGACGAAGCAGTAACCCGACTTAGATGAGAAGAAAATCAAGCTAAATGCGGACAATTACTAAAACGgactaaaaaaaactatataaaaagatCTTGAACAGTAACTATGAAGAACACGATCAAAAGAACCATCAAGCCACGAAATGTTAAAGAAAACATAACGCAAAACTAGAGGCTTTAGCAGTCAACCCAAACGAACAACGCTTAAGAAGTGCGTTTACTAAACTTTAATAAGCATTAGCTCGCTAGATCAAAACTAGATTAAATGACTATTAAGGaataaacaacaattaatccTAAAATGTAAATTCGCCTGTCGATTTTAAAGTAAGAAACGAGcttagagagaaaaacaaatgtCGCAGTAACTCGAACAACAGAAGGTTAATGGCTACTTCTAATTTTAGATAAGACCATAGCTAAAATTCACTAAACAAGGCGAAAGAAAAGAAGTCACAATTAGTTGATCAATTCTATCACAGCTAAGAACCAAACAACACTATAATATTTAAGCTCGACTTAAACAACCATAATAAAATCTAACTATGCTAAACATATTACTACAAACtactctaaataaaatttatgaacaCACATAATGGAAATTGTAGAAACAAAGAAATATTACCTGGTTTTGGGTAGCGAACCGGATGATGACTTTACGGAGACGATTACACCACCCCTCTAAACTCGAACAGTAACAAAAGccacaaaattttaaactatggAATCAAGAATTCCCAAAATCTTTAGGGTACTCTTTTTTCCGCGAATCCCCCCTTGAACAGTGAATGGAGTGGATTGatatagaaacccaaaaatcccAAAAAGGATGAAATATCGATGTGGGATTGCTGCCAATTGAAAATTTGCTTGAGAAGCGATGTGGGAGAGGCCGAATTCTCCAATTTTCGCAGAGAATAAAGTGTACGATCTAAAAAGAGCACACCGAACGGATCGATTTGCTGTCAGGTCGCGCTGTTTTGGGTAATACGCAAGTTTTCGGTCTCACATCTGATTCTCTCAACGAAGAGAAGTAACAGGGGTCGGTGGATCACTGCATTGCTGTTGGAAATGGGTAAATATGGAATAAAGTTGACTTGGGTTATTGAAAACTTACAGAAAggtctcaaaaaaaaattttattttatttttttaaaaaaaaaatgggttaGGGTTAAAGTTAGATTTTTTAGATTTCAGAACTTAAGAAATATCAAAATTGAGTTAATTAACGGCTAAAACCCAAATAAGACGAATTAacgttaattaattaacaagttTCCAAAACTTGACGAGATGAAATAATCAAGctaattataaactaaataattcaaatttataaccATAATCTAAACtacactaattttaaaaaaatgcttactaaaaattaaaaaaaatatatgatttttgaaatatttataaaatatgctaattttatatacaaaattatataaaacttatataatttttaaaattataaaaatgttaaaaactttttaaaatatctttacaacattttgaatttataatacCAATTATTTCAAGTCGTttgaaattctagaaacccAAAATTCAATTCCAAACATgcagggtcaaaattgggtgtcaacaccctattgtgcttcctcttcctactttcctccacttgctggacatggaccataagcctggaaaggtccatgctGTCATGCAGCATAGCTGCCCTACACTCATCCTCCGAATCCTCTGAGATCCCTGtaaggaacctgctcatctcgtCCCTGCTGTTCGACACAAGGGAAGTGGCATGCCTGGACAACCTCAcaaatttcaaggaatactccctGACAAACATCgatccctgcttaaggttgatgaactcctcaaccttagcctctttCATCTCCCTAGGGAAGAATCTCTCAAGCAAGGTTGTCTTAAAAAGCTCCCATGTGACCGAACCTCCGCCAAAAGACctgctatcctgccacatcttgcaccaagcatgtgcaacatccttgagatGATACGAGGCCAGCTCAGCTTTCTCAATTCCCGTGGCCCCCATCGCCACCAGAATCTTCTGGACCTTCTCCAAAAACTCCTGAGGATCCTCTGCAGTCTTAGATCCTGTAAatattggaggattcatcctcgtaaaatctCGCAACCTGTTTGCCATGTTGTGGGCTAGTGGGTTCTCCCGCTGAACCTCCTGCCTGTTGGCCAGGGCCGTCATATCTTGGGTGTCACAACCCGAAACCATACCCTAGAAATTAGGGTACAATCTCAGATTATAACCGGCTTACTCGACCTCCAGGAGGTCTTATATAatcccttacatatcattcattgcatcaATATAGTGAAAAGTAATGCAGAATTAAAAcctttcacaaaacataatatagtcgtcaaaatatctttcatataaaagtaataggaaatactaagtctcaatctcatcatcttatgACACTAGAATACTTGGTACACGGCCCATAcatcaaaatacgaatataaaaatacttattctattacaatactttgaatgaaaacataaaagacatatatgccctcgagtcaagtgaggatatacttcaacttctcttggacgatcttctaagtccaagtaTTAACTTTTCAAATCTCCTCACATACCAAGAACAATATAATAGATAaaagtatggagttagtacaaccacatgtactaagtatggctttatgcataaaaatcatgaaaacggacatttattggaaatatgcatctttttcttcaaaaatcatattttaatcataaggACAATATTTagcaacttagaaacacataagaaaacatttaaacaacaaatcAGAATTTTTAACTCACATAACAGTGAGGTGCATTCATTGTACAGTGACTAAATTCACTGTTACAGAATTGCTTAAACCTCACTTTAcacaccctttagcatgtaatcttctcactcaaagctatcctaaaattcacttaagtcacacaaagagagacagcccatacaccctctctagatgtgcctaaacgacccttaagattacttataatgagtcacatacatacttagaa comes from Solanum pennellii chromosome 1, SPENNV200 and encodes:
- the LOC107020879 gene encoding uncharacterized protein LOC107020879, producing the protein MDPTIHTVASSEMIPTSSIAANPSASLATESPTEVIARLERQISTLNLLVAQYQAASPNQPPDARARGSMPPVYPTSTEFHQGDHFATFQQTQSASLTNSTQDTPLVYTFSPPKAPTVTHHTPPVYTYVTAPPVTKTPEFHRPYVNHYVKIEGDGKSIDAEMMNKKMKSLEDAMRGFRGSDSSQSVRYEELCTFSEVELPPDYKIPKFEKFSGSGNPFFYLKIYCEKLIGIGNNEGIEIKLFNQSLTRKALEWYSKQDVTKWRTWDDLANAFVDHYKFHIEIAPDRISITKMKLKSTECFREYAIRWREEAARVHPPMEESEMITYFIQAQES